Proteins encoded together in one Peribacillus asahii window:
- a CDS encoding GntR family transcriptional regulator, giving the protein MLESKKKDKSTVVNEVTKKLRQAILVGTLKEGERLIQEEWAERLNVSRMPIREALTRLQMEGLVEMVPHKGAVVTPITRDHIEEIYDTRAMLEGLAIEKSLPFLTEQDKNELEEILLQMEGIELCDETNDQYIQLNALFHETLRKGCPWLRVHKMVETLGISPIAPNLLIDYHKETQREHRLIYEAVRRGDPKELRAAVEYHILRTKNNLIEYMERLNSTKPE; this is encoded by the coding sequence TTGCTAGAAAGTAAAAAGAAAGATAAGTCCACAGTTGTTAATGAAGTAACCAAAAAGCTGAGGCAAGCTATTTTAGTAGGAACACTGAAAGAAGGAGAACGGCTTATTCAGGAAGAATGGGCAGAGCGGCTAAATGTCAGCCGGATGCCGATTCGAGAAGCGTTAACACGGTTACAAATGGAAGGACTTGTTGAAATGGTCCCGCATAAAGGAGCAGTGGTCACGCCTATTACGCGAGATCATATTGAAGAAATCTATGATACTCGCGCCATGCTAGAGGGATTAGCCATTGAGAAGTCATTGCCATTTTTAACTGAACAGGATAAAAATGAGTTGGAAGAGATTCTATTGCAAATGGAAGGAATTGAATTATGCGATGAAACAAATGATCAGTACATTCAATTGAATGCATTGTTTCATGAGACCCTTAGGAAGGGGTGTCCGTGGTTACGGGTTCATAAAATGGTTGAAACGCTTGGCATTTCACCGATTGCACCCAATCTGTTAATCGATTATCACAAGGAAACGCAACGTGAACATCGATTGATTTACGAAGCTGTACGACGCGGAGACCCAAAAGAGCTACGGGCTGCAGTTGAGTATCATATTTTACGAACAAAAAATAATTTAATTGAATATATGGAGAGGTTGAATAGTACAAAGCCAGAATAA
- a CDS encoding MogA/MoaB family molybdenum cofactor biosynthesis protein: protein MHHHNPSISVRTAILTVSDTRTKENDTSGKEIYNLLTEQHHILHDYQIVKDELSLITSTIQDWCKNPLIQMIIITGGTGFTPRDVTYEAVSSLLDKEMQGFGELFRSLSYIEIGPKSMFSRAVAGSLDGKAIYALPGSTNAVKLAMNKLILPTCQHFVEELNRQ, encoded by the coding sequence ATGCATCATCATAATCCATCTATATCTGTTCGTACAGCGATATTAACGGTTAGCGATACAAGAACAAAAGAAAATGATACAAGCGGAAAAGAAATTTATAACCTTTTAACAGAGCAACACCATATCTTACATGACTATCAAATTGTAAAAGATGAATTGTCATTGATCACTTCTACCATTCAAGACTGGTGTAAAAATCCACTGATTCAGATGATTATTATTACTGGGGGAACAGGCTTTACGCCTCGCGATGTTACATATGAAGCTGTTTCCAGTCTTCTTGATAAAGAAATGCAAGGGTTTGGAGAACTGTTTCGCTCTTTAAGTTACATAGAAATCGGTCCTAAATCGATGTTCAGCAGAGCTGTGGCTGGAAGTCTAGACGGGAAAGCCATTTATGCTCTTCCTGGCTCTACAAATGCGGTTAAGCTTGCCATGAACAAGTTAATTTTACCGACATGTCAACATTTCGTGGAGGAATTAAACCGACAATGA
- the mobA gene encoding molybdenum cofactor guanylyltransferase — MKIAGVILAGGKSSRYGKPKMFETYKGKCFYEHSIDALKAHSLSPIVIVTNDDLFPSFKRDDVEFIIEHDTNAYQGPLFAMYQALSSIADADWFFVLSCDIPFVNAAFVEYMIHLTKDSEYDAIVPAQADRIHPLLALYHRQSLVTMKQLVDQNERKIRLFLDQIRVHTIPFSHEDPVFININRREDWLTYKQVSQRSKEEKDR; from the coding sequence ATGAAAATAGCAGGTGTCATTTTAGCTGGCGGTAAGTCCTCACGTTACGGTAAACCGAAAATGTTTGAAACCTATAAAGGCAAATGCTTTTATGAACATAGTATTGATGCGCTCAAAGCCCATTCTCTTTCTCCCATTGTTATTGTCACTAATGACGATCTATTTCCTTCTTTCAAACGAGATGATGTGGAGTTTATTATTGAACATGATACAAACGCTTATCAAGGCCCGTTATTCGCTATGTATCAGGCCCTATCTAGCATAGCTGATGCTGACTGGTTTTTTGTCCTATCATGTGATATTCCTTTTGTAAATGCTGCTTTTGTTGAATATATGATTCATTTAACTAAGGATAGCGAGTATGACGCCATTGTCCCTGCTCAAGCTGATCGAATCCATCCGCTTTTGGCTTTATACCATCGCCAAAGCCTCGTTACGATGAAACAATTAGTAGATCAAAATGAAAGAAAAATCCGCTTATTTCTAGACCAAATTCGTGTACACACCATCCCCTTCTCTCATGAAGATCCAGTGTTTATTAATATTAATCGTCGCGAAGATTGGCTTACATATAAGCAAGTTTCTCAACGTAGCAAGGAGGAAAAGGACAGATGA
- the modA gene encoding molybdate ABC transporter substrate-binding protein, protein MKKLSFLFFSILLLSLVMSGCSNNEPSKQTQEAANEEVTLTISAAASLQDALTDITATFEKEHPDVNINYNFGASGALQQQISQGAPVDLFFSAAEDKFDKLVEGDLIEKGIDLLGNELVLIVPKDFSRGIESFEDLTKAKKISIGTPETVPAGKYAKETLEHLKIWTEVERNTVYAKDVRQVLTYIETSNIDAGIVYKTDALISPKVEIIATANENTHAPIIYPVGVIKNSSHPKEAQLFYEYLQSEQSINVFKKYGFKGLE, encoded by the coding sequence ATGAAAAAATTATCTTTCTTATTTTTCTCAATTTTGTTGTTATCGCTCGTTATGTCTGGCTGTTCGAACAACGAGCCAAGTAAACAAACACAAGAAGCCGCTAATGAAGAAGTCACATTAACAATTTCAGCAGCCGCAAGTTTACAAGACGCTTTAACTGACATAACAGCGACTTTTGAGAAAGAACACCCCGATGTAAACATTAACTATAATTTTGGAGCTTCAGGGGCTCTACAACAACAAATCTCTCAAGGAGCACCTGTGGATCTTTTTTTCTCAGCAGCTGAGGATAAATTTGATAAGCTAGTAGAAGGAGATCTAATAGAAAAAGGAATCGACCTTCTCGGAAATGAACTTGTTTTAATCGTTCCAAAAGACTTCAGTAGAGGCATCGAGTCATTCGAAGATCTTACTAAAGCTAAGAAAATTTCCATCGGTACGCCTGAAACTGTACCTGCAGGAAAGTACGCTAAAGAAACGTTGGAGCATTTAAAGATATGGACAGAGGTTGAACGGAACACCGTATATGCTAAAGATGTTCGCCAAGTACTTACATATATTGAAACGAGTAATATTGATGCCGGAATTGTTTATAAAACAGATGCATTGATTTCTCCAAAGGTTGAGATTATCGCAACAGCTAATGAAAATACTCACGCACCTATTATTTATCCAGTCGGTGTAATTAAGAACAGTTCCCATCCAAAAGAAGCCCAACTTTTCTACGAATATCTTCAAAGTGAACAATCTATAAATGTTTTTAAAAAATATGGATTTAAAGGTTTAGAGTAA
- the modB gene encoding molybdate ABC transporter permease subunit translates to MASEFWSPISLSLEVASVSSIIVVVLGLICGKVMANATFKGKSVVETVFLLPLVLPPTVVGFLLIVLFGRNSPVGQLIEWIFKQPVMFTWWAAVIAAVVVSFPLMYQSAKAGFEAIDQDIENAARVDGANEYKIFLFISIPLALKSIISGAILSFARALGEFGATLMFAGNIPGQTQTTSTAIYIAIDSGNMEMAWLWVTSMVVISFFMLICVRLVKP, encoded by the coding sequence ATGGCATCAGAATTTTGGTCACCAATCAGCCTCTCCCTTGAGGTAGCGTCTGTATCCAGTATAATAGTTGTGGTTTTAGGATTAATATGTGGGAAAGTCATGGCAAATGCTACGTTCAAAGGGAAATCTGTTGTTGAAACAGTTTTCCTTTTGCCTTTAGTATTACCTCCTACTGTTGTGGGCTTTTTGTTGATTGTGCTATTTGGAAGGAACAGTCCAGTCGGACAATTGATTGAGTGGATTTTTAAACAACCAGTTATGTTTACATGGTGGGCTGCTGTTATTGCCGCTGTTGTTGTATCCTTTCCGCTTATGTATCAATCTGCTAAGGCAGGATTTGAAGCAATTGATCAAGATATTGAGAATGCAGCTCGTGTCGATGGAGCAAATGAATATAAAATATTTCTTTTTATTTCTATTCCCCTTGCACTTAAATCGATTATTTCCGGTGCAATCTTAAGTTTTGCACGCGCACTAGGTGAATTTGGAGCCACTCTAATGTTTGCTGGAAACATCCCTGGACAAACGCAAACAACTTCTACAGCCATCTATATCGCTATTGATTCAGGAAATATGGAAATGGCTTGGTTATGGGTCACAAGCATGGTTGTGATTTCATTTTTTATGTTAATCTGCGTGCGCTTAGTGAAACCTTAA
- a CDS encoding ABC transporter ATP-binding protein, with translation MAELKLVNVYKMYDQTVTAVENFNLHVKDKEFIVFVGPSGCGKSTTLRMIAGLEELSQGDFYIDEKKVNDVPSKDRDIAMVFQNYALYPHMSVYDNIAFGLKLRKLPKNEINRRVNEVAAILGIQSCLNRKPKALSGGQRQRVALGRAIVRDAKVFLMDEPLSNLDAKLRVQMRTEIIKLHQRLQTTTIYVTHDQTEAMTMATRLVVMKDGRIQQVGVPKDVYEKPENMFVGGFIGSPAMNFLNGKLEEGKFIIGNTQVTVPEHKMNMLRDQGYVGKEIILGIRPEDIHHESTFTNAAKGTAIHTKVEVSEFTGAETIIYFQIEGQNFAARVHSHISISSGQICNLVFDMDKAHFFDCHTELRIRFNHDFTI, from the coding sequence ATGGCTGAATTAAAATTAGTCAATGTTTATAAAATGTACGACCAGACCGTAACAGCTGTAGAAAATTTTAATCTGCATGTGAAAGATAAGGAGTTCATCGTTTTTGTTGGCCCTTCCGGTTGTGGAAAATCAACAACGCTTCGTATGATTGCCGGCCTGGAAGAACTATCACAAGGTGATTTTTATATCGATGAAAAGAAAGTAAATGATGTGCCATCTAAAGATCGTGATATCGCAATGGTTTTTCAAAACTATGCCTTATATCCGCATATGTCTGTATATGACAATATAGCGTTTGGTCTGAAGCTTCGTAAACTTCCTAAAAACGAAATCAATCGTCGGGTAAACGAAGTAGCTGCCATACTCGGAATTCAATCCTGTCTAAATCGTAAACCTAAAGCTTTATCCGGAGGTCAGCGTCAGCGTGTGGCTTTAGGACGTGCGATTGTCCGTGACGCAAAGGTGTTCTTGATGGATGAACCTTTATCAAACCTTGATGCGAAGCTCCGTGTACAAATGCGTACAGAGATTATTAAACTCCATCAGCGTTTACAGACAACTACCATTTATGTCACGCATGATCAGACGGAAGCGATGACAATGGCTACTCGCCTTGTTGTGATGAAAGATGGCAGGATTCAACAGGTTGGAGTTCCAAAAGACGTCTACGAAAAGCCTGAAAATATGTTTGTAGGCGGTTTTATCGGTTCACCAGCCATGAATTTCTTAAATGGAAAGCTGGAAGAAGGCAAATTTATCATTGGCAATACACAAGTAACCGTTCCAGAACACAAAATGAACATGCTGCGTGACCAAGGGTATGTTGGAAAAGAGATTATTCTTGGTATTAGACCGGAAGATATTCATCATGAATCTACGTTTACCAACGCTGCAAAAGGGACTGCAATCCATACCAAAGTGGAAGTCTCTGAATTCACAGGCGCCGAAACGATTATCTATTTTCAGATTGAAGGGCAAAATTTTGCAGCTCGTGTCCATTCACATATAAGCATTTCCTCTGGACAAATATGTAATCTTGTATTCGATATGGATAAAGCCCATTTCTTTGATTGTCATACAGAATTAAGAATTCGTTTCAATCATGATTTTACGATATAA
- a CDS encoding histidine kinase N-terminal domain-containing protein — MESTTEQMRYKKVFLKYMVEQQSLFLNEWYETKIMDENDLYKEKIKENGIMLYSFILNAIKGSLSDDELKQLAYEVANERIEANINIGDFIYNINLGRNIIVRNVFGANIPLNDIQLIINDIINLFDTFSFHAVTRYTHLKNKVIEEKNTFISENHRDKLAVLGQISSSFVHEFRNPLTAVMGFNKLLKKENPHLKYLDIMDYELNQLNFRITQFLHTSKADFNEGKREKFFIRDLFDEIQQLTYASIVDESINVDIEIPPDFSIIASRDALKQVLLNLFINSIDALKHKDQPRTLKVHSFTTSNEQIISISNNGPSIASEYIESIFEPFFTTKELGTGIGLYVCKKIIECYDGYINCVSNDDLTTFNIHFPNS; from the coding sequence ATGGAATCGACAACGGAACAAATGAGGTATAAAAAAGTATTTTTAAAATATATGGTAGAGCAACAATCTTTGTTTTTAAATGAATGGTATGAGACCAAAATAATGGATGAAAACGACCTCTACAAAGAAAAGATAAAAGAAAACGGAATTATGTTGTATTCATTCATCCTGAATGCCATTAAAGGCTCTTTGTCCGACGACGAGCTGAAGCAATTGGCTTATGAGGTTGCAAATGAACGTATTGAAGCAAATATTAATATTGGTGATTTTATATACAATATTAACTTAGGAAGAAATATCATTGTCAGGAATGTTTTTGGAGCAAATATCCCCTTAAATGATATACAACTGATAATCAATGACATCATCAATCTATTCGATACATTTAGCTTCCATGCCGTGACAAGATATACACATCTAAAAAATAAAGTGATAGAAGAAAAGAACACTTTCATAAGTGAAAATCACAGAGATAAATTGGCAGTACTAGGACAAATATCATCTAGTTTTGTTCACGAATTCAGAAACCCCCTAACCGCAGTTATGGGCTTTAATAAACTCTTGAAAAAGGAAAATCCCCATCTGAAATATCTGGATATCATGGATTATGAACTAAATCAGCTGAATTTCAGGATAACGCAATTCCTTCACACTTCCAAAGCTGATTTTAACGAGGGAAAAAGGGAAAAATTTTTCATCCGGGACCTATTTGATGAAATTCAACAACTAACTTATGCAAGTATAGTCGACGAAAGCATAAATGTAGATATAGAAATCCCCCCTGACTTTTCTATAATAGCGAGCAGAGATGCGCTAAAACAAGTATTACTAAACCTTTTTATAAATTCCATTGATGCATTAAAGCATAAAGATCAGCCTAGAACTTTGAAAGTACATTCTTTCACCACTTCGAATGAACAGATAATTAGCATATCAAACAACGGACCCTCCATTGCAAGTGAATACATCGAATCGATTTTTGAGCCTTTTTTCACAACGAAAGAATTAGGAACAGGCATCGGCTTGTACGTTTGTAAGAAGATTATAGAATGTTATGATGGTTATATAAATTGTGTCTCTAATGATGATTTAACAACATTCAATATACATTTTCCAAATAGTTGA
- a CDS encoding sulfurtransferase produces MSYLKSIDWLKNLMDQQIIDFVIVDVRFSLGDPNAGRKSYLNGHIPGAVYLDLDQDLSSVVGKHGGRHPLPNIDELCIKLGEIGIDQSTYVIIYDDQDGMFAARLWWQLRYLGHTNTYILNGGYSKWVQAGLDQTTDIPQYEKRTFHPALLSDEIMYMEDVKNRLHHENVLLIDSRERTRYLGEEEPIDKKAGHIPGAINYFWKEVITESGEWKTKNDLQKYFSSVPKEKEIIVYCGSGVSACPNILALHEAGYQNVKLYAGSWSDWISYPENAIALGEE; encoded by the coding sequence ATGTCTTATTTAAAAAGCATAGATTGGTTGAAGAATCTAATGGATCAACAGATAATTGATTTTGTAATCGTGGATGTCCGATTTAGCTTAGGTGATCCAAATGCAGGAAGAAAATCTTATCTGAACGGGCATATCCCAGGCGCAGTTTATTTGGATTTGGATCAAGATTTATCTAGCGTAGTAGGCAAACACGGCGGGAGGCACCCATTACCCAATATAGATGAACTATGTATTAAATTAGGAGAGATAGGGATTGATCAATCCACTTATGTGATTATTTATGATGATCAAGATGGGATGTTTGCCGCTCGTTTATGGTGGCAATTGCGTTATCTAGGCCATACAAATACATACATCTTAAATGGAGGTTACTCTAAATGGGTGCAAGCTGGATTGGATCAAACAACAGACATTCCGCAATATGAGAAAAGAACATTTCATCCCGCTTTGCTTTCAGATGAGATCATGTATATGGAAGATGTGAAAAACAGACTTCACCATGAAAATGTTCTTTTAATCGACTCACGAGAAAGAACGAGATACCTTGGGGAAGAAGAACCGATAGATAAAAAAGCGGGGCATATTCCTGGTGCCATCAACTATTTCTGGAAAGAGGTCATTACTGAATCCGGAGAATGGAAGACAAAGAATGATTTGCAGAAGTACTTTTCTTCTGTACCCAAAGAAAAAGAAATTATCGTGTATTGCGGTTCTGGCGTTTCTGCCTGTCCTAATATCTTGGCATTACATGAGGCTGGCTATCAAAATGTAAAACTGTATGCTGGTAGCTGGAGTGACTGGATTAGCTATCCTGAAAATGCAATCGCTTTGGGAGAAGAATAA
- a CDS encoding triple tyrosine motif-containing protein, producing MRQIKGMIGVLSFLCMFSFFITTAEAAKIEAEPNNVREKATSIKLLEEVEGSITNNSDVDFYRVSLSTKGTFRVHSILGNEFDTNRNYYESYKLRLYNASGQLIQTSTAYGAYLENELFYFQKIEAALEKGTYYIAVQVTNNQFTFNNEPYLLLQEFNDGKVSITSLKSNVVSPQPTNKTIKWTAKAKGVDLQYKFSVYSNKKWTTLQNYSSKSSVNWTPNKAGKYKVKVTVRNTVSGKTVSKESSYTVFKPSDFSIVSFTANKKSPQIQGTTITYTVKTKGSYLEYRYRVYEKGKWYTAKNYSSKKSYSAFPYYTGTYKVAVDVRQKGTNKVKTKIITLTIKEAPAYRMNLNYDYSKNSASFFIDNNGSKTLTVNKIQLYNGNKVIYSYSPKNWTVKVQGSKTFTFKPKNRLATFNSSTYSKITYTYDGIKHTGKLY from the coding sequence ATGCGTCAAATAAAGGGAATGATTGGTGTATTAAGTTTTTTATGTATGTTCAGTTTTTTTATTACTACTGCAGAAGCAGCTAAAATAGAAGCTGAGCCAAATAATGTGAGGGAAAAAGCAACAAGTATTAAGCTATTAGAAGAAGTGGAAGGAAGCATTACAAATAATAGTGATGTAGATTTTTATCGAGTTAGTTTATCCACTAAAGGTACGTTCCGAGTACATTCTATTCTAGGAAATGAATTTGATACAAATCGAAATTATTATGAATCTTACAAACTGCGTCTATATAACGCCAGCGGCCAACTAATTCAAACAAGTACCGCTTATGGTGCCTATCTTGAAAACGAGCTATTCTACTTCCAAAAAATCGAAGCGGCCCTAGAAAAAGGTACGTATTATATCGCTGTACAAGTTACAAACAATCAGTTTACTTTCAACAATGAACCTTACCTTCTATTGCAAGAATTTAATGATGGTAAGGTAAGCATTACATCATTAAAATCAAATGTTGTTTCACCACAACCAACAAACAAGACAATCAAATGGACAGCAAAAGCAAAGGGAGTAGATTTGCAATATAAATTCAGTGTATATTCTAATAAAAAATGGACTACACTACAAAATTACTCTTCTAAAAGCTCGGTAAACTGGACACCAAATAAAGCTGGAAAGTATAAGGTTAAAGTAACTGTACGCAATACTGTTTCCGGAAAAACCGTATCAAAGGAAAGCAGTTACACTGTTTTCAAACCATCTGATTTTTCCATAGTCTCATTTACAGCCAATAAAAAATCTCCACAAATCCAAGGAACTACCATTACCTATACTGTAAAAACGAAAGGTTCGTATCTGGAGTACCGTTACCGTGTATACGAAAAAGGCAAATGGTATACAGCAAAAAATTATTCTAGTAAGAAAAGCTACTCTGCTTTCCCATACTATACAGGAACATATAAAGTAGCTGTTGATGTCCGTCAAAAAGGAACAAACAAAGTAAAAACCAAAATCATTACACTAACTATTAAAGAAGCTCCAGCTTATAGAATGAATTTAAATTATGATTACTCAAAGAATTCAGCATCATTCTTCATAGACAATAACGGAAGTAAGACATTAACAGTGAACAAAATTCAACTTTACAATGGGAATAAAGTAATTTACTCTTACAGTCCTAAAAATTGGACTGTAAAGGTACAGGGTTCTAAAACGTTTACATTTAAACCAAAAAACAGATTAGCAACATTTAATAGTTCAACATATTCCAAAATCACCTACACATATGACGGAATCAAGCATACAGGGAAATTATATTAG
- the moaD gene encoding molybdopterin converting factor subunit 1, whose protein sequence is MITVLFFAGIREEVGMDQLQVEKQDITVSQLKEYLQTEYQLSSLQQVMVAVNESFVTEDETLKDQDTVAFIPPVSGG, encoded by the coding sequence GTGATCACGGTTTTATTTTTTGCAGGAATACGTGAAGAAGTTGGAATGGACCAGCTGCAAGTAGAGAAACAAGATATTACCGTTTCACAATTAAAAGAGTATCTTCAAACGGAATATCAGCTTTCTTCGCTTCAGCAAGTGATGGTCGCTGTTAATGAAAGCTTCGTGACAGAGGATGAAACGCTAAAGGATCAAGATACGGTTGCATTCATTCCTCCAGTCAGTGGTGGTTAA
- a CDS encoding molybdenum cofactor biosynthesis protein MoaE translates to MRMELFEITHSPISVEALISKVSRREAGAITTFIGTVREFTKGKKTLSLEYQAYEPMAVKMLSQIGDEIQQRWPDALTAITHRVGKLDITEVAVVIAVSSPHRKTAYEANEYAIERIKQIVPIWKKEFWEDGTKWIGDQLETVEYPEGKPSKGESM, encoded by the coding sequence ATAAGGATGGAGTTATTTGAAATTACGCATAGTCCCATTTCGGTAGAAGCATTAATCAGCAAGGTTTCCCGAAGAGAGGCAGGTGCGATTACGACTTTTATTGGGACGGTTAGAGAATTTACAAAAGGGAAAAAGACATTATCTCTTGAATATCAAGCGTATGAACCAATGGCTGTTAAAATGCTTAGTCAAATTGGAGATGAAATTCAGCAAAGATGGCCAGATGCCTTAACAGCTATTACTCATCGTGTAGGTAAATTAGATATAACAGAAGTTGCTGTAGTTATTGCGGTCTCCTCCCCGCATCGAAAAACGGCATATGAAGCAAATGAGTATGCCATTGAACGGATTAAACAAATTGTCCCTATTTGGAAAAAAGAGTTTTGGGAAGATGGAACGAAGTGGATAGGAGATCAGCTAGAGACGGTTGAATATCCTGAAGGAAAACCAAGTAAGGGGGAATCGATGTGA
- the mobB gene encoding molybdopterin-guanine dinucleotide biosynthesis protein B: protein MALGKYCPILQVVGYQNSGKTTLMEKLISRAAQVGLRAASIKHHGHGGAPSYESPSKDKDSIRHYEAGAVVSSVEGGGTLQLRAKMDDLSLDEMLQFYQFFSIDVIFVEGYKRESYPKVALIRDEQDLSILDSLTNVQCIISHVQVDQKLVQNYKVFQLNEDHLYIDFIMEVVNKDGVI, encoded by the coding sequence GTGGCCTTGGGAAAATATTGTCCCATCTTACAGGTCGTAGGGTATCAAAATAGCGGTAAGACGACATTGATGGAAAAATTAATTAGTAGAGCCGCACAAGTTGGATTAAGAGCAGCATCCATTAAGCATCATGGGCATGGCGGAGCACCCTCTTATGAATCACCGTCTAAAGATAAAGATAGTATCCGTCATTATGAGGCAGGAGCTGTTGTGTCTAGTGTAGAAGGGGGAGGCACCTTACAGCTGCGCGCTAAGATGGATGATTTGAGTCTGGATGAAATGTTGCAATTTTACCAATTTTTTTCAATAGATGTCATCTTCGTTGAAGGATATAAAAGGGAAAGTTATCCGAAAGTAGCCTTGATTCGAGATGAACAGGACCTTTCCATTCTGGATTCTTTAACGAATGTACAGTGCATCATTAGCCATGTGCAGGTAGATCAAAAACTAGTTCAGAACTATAAAGTGTTTCAATTAAATGAAGATCACTTATATATAGATTTCATAATGGAAGTGGTGAATAAGGATGGAGTTATTTGA
- a CDS encoding molybdopterin molybdotransferase MoeA, producing the protein MVEKRTPISVENCVRKVMEFSKSGVIETVAIEQAYGRFLAQDLKADHDVPSFDRSPYDGFAIRAEDTKSASSDHPLSLKVVGEIGAGSVFDGTVQAFEAVRIMTGAQIPEGCNAVVMLELTREYTDNDQKFIEIKRSYKKGDNISFQGEDTQKGTVLVQKGTYINPGVSALLATFGYKEVPVAKKPIVGVIATGSELLEVEEPLEPGKIRNSNAYMILAQIERAGGKVKYFGKLSDDLDQCLLAVKQALSEVDILITTGGVSVGDYDYLPAIYEKLGASVLFNKIAMRPGSVTTVAELNGKLLFGLSGNPSACYVGFELLVRPIIRTYLFNDKPHLKRESAWLGEDFSKPNPFTRFIRGHISFEEGKMIASPSGFNKSSAVSSLAAADVFIVLPGGTRGYKQGMMVDVLLLEDVQGSEWPWENIVPSYRS; encoded by the coding sequence ATGGTAGAGAAACGAACCCCTATTTCAGTAGAGAATTGTGTTCGGAAAGTAATGGAATTTTCCAAAAGTGGAGTAATAGAAACTGTAGCGATTGAACAAGCTTACGGTCGTTTTTTAGCACAAGATCTAAAAGCCGATCATGATGTACCTTCCTTTGATCGATCACCGTATGATGGATTTGCTATTAGAGCAGAAGATACAAAATCTGCTTCTTCCGATCATCCTTTATCATTAAAGGTAGTAGGGGAAATTGGTGCGGGTTCTGTCTTTGATGGAACTGTTCAAGCGTTTGAAGCTGTTCGAATTATGACGGGAGCGCAAATTCCTGAAGGATGCAATGCTGTTGTCATGCTGGAATTAACGCGAGAATATACAGACAATGATCAAAAGTTCATTGAAATTAAACGCTCTTATAAAAAGGGTGATAATATCTCCTTTCAAGGTGAGGATACACAAAAGGGCACGGTTTTAGTACAAAAAGGTACATATATCAATCCTGGAGTTTCAGCATTGCTTGCAACTTTTGGATACAAAGAGGTGCCTGTTGCTAAAAAGCCGATTGTTGGAGTAATTGCAACTGGAAGTGAACTTCTTGAAGTAGAGGAACCGCTTGAACCTGGAAAAATCCGCAATAGCAATGCATATATGATTTTGGCTCAAATTGAAAGAGCGGGTGGAAAGGTTAAGTATTTTGGCAAGCTAAGTGATGATTTGGATCAATGTTTACTAGCTGTTAAACAAGCATTATCAGAAGTAGACATATTAATTACAACGGGCGGTGTTTCCGTCGGTGATTATGATTATTTACCAGCGATTTATGAGAAATTAGGCGCGTCCGTTCTGTTTAATAAAATAGCCATGAGACCAGGGAGTGTCACAACGGTTGCGGAGTTAAATGGCAAGCTTCTATTTGGGTTGTCTGGTAATCCTTCTGCTTGCTATGTGGGTTTTGAATTATTGGTACGACCTATTATTCGTACGTATTTATTTAACGACAAGCCCCATTTGAAAAGAGAAAGTGCGTGGTTAGGAGAGGATTTTTCTAAACCAAATCCGTTTACTCGTTTTATTAGAGGACACATTTCTTTTGAGGAAGGTAAGATGATCGCTTCTCCTTCTGGCTTCAATAAATCTAGTGCTGTTTCCTCTTTAGCGGCAGCGGATGTTTTCATTGTTCTTCCTGGAGGAACACGAGGATATAAACAAGGAATGATGGTTGATGTTCTCTTATTAGAAGATGTTCAAGGAAGTGAGTGGCCTTGGGAAAATATTGTCCCATCTTACAGGTCGTAG